CCACGGCGTGTCCCCTGCGTGCGTGGCGCACCCGCACGTTTTGTCACattccgcggcggcggcgtgcgtgcgGGCGCAGTGGACCGAGCCCACGGGCTCGCCACCGACGACCTTTCTcgcccccgcccgcgcgccgacCTTCCGTACGGCGTAGCGGAGATACAACCGAGGCTTTCGGCGCCGAATCTCCCGTCCACCACCTGCCCCCGTCCCGATCCCCCGCCGTCCATCCACCTCACCGACGGCCGGATGCGCCCCCGCGTGGCGAGATCGCGGTCGCGGGGGCAAAAACCCAACCCCCCAACCCAACCCCACCGCGACGCGAGCGGTCGGTCACCACCGTCGCGCACCTGTTTGAATCCCactcgtgggccccacccgcgCGCAGTAAAttccctccccccacccccccgAGAGCAAAAAAATCCCCCGACCGCCTGAGCCTCCGCgcccactgacaggtgggtcccacgtaATGCCCCGGGCCCTCGTGTCAGCGACAGCGGAGGGAGGCGGGTCGGTTTGCGGTGGGGGATGCGAGGGACGTGGCGCCCGAGGAATTAGACCATTTAActcgtcgccaccaccaccagtaaACTGCgagtcctcctcctcttctcgtcGCCGTGCTACTctcgctttctctctctctctctctcacttgtTCCCCAAGGCGagaagcagccgccgccggcgagcgtcgcgggggaggggagggaagggagggaggagcgGTGGATCCGGGCTTGATTGGATTGGGTCGGATTCGATTTTGGATCAACCCCGGAGGGCGGGAGGTAAAAACGCTACTACTCATTTAttgctttcctttcctttctccGGTCGATCCGGCCGAAATCGGCGATTGCTCGCCGCGGAATCCCGATTGGGTGTGGGGGGATGGGCTGATCTCCTTCCGAGAACCGGGAGCTCGGATGCGTCGAGTTGGTTTTGTGCTCCTTTTGCTTTCCCTTTTTCTGGATTCGGGTTTCCATATTGGAAGGTTTCTTGATCTCGATTTCGTGGCGAGAGCTGGTTGCTGAATCTTATATAgctttccttcttcttcttctagcgGTTGCTACAGATGCGTTGAGCTTTGGTTAATCTATCCGGCGAGAGATAATGGGCGAGCTTGCTGATCTCGTTGTCGTgccgtcgcagccgccgctcgccggcggccggcgggacaggctggcggcgctgctggagctcgcggcggcggatgaTGTTGATGGGCTCAGGGGGGCGCTcgcggagggaggcgaggaggcggcggagttgGCTGATGGGGTCGGGCTGTGGTATGGTCGGAGCAAGGCGTACGAGGCGCGCACGCCGctgatggtggcggcgacgtACGGCAGCGCCGGGGTGGTCTCGCTGCTGGTGGGCCTCGGCGGTTGCGTCGACGTCAACCGTCGCCCTGGAGCCGACGGCGCCACCGCGCTCCACTGCGCCGCCTCCGGTGGCTCGCGCAACGCCGTCGCTGTTGTCAAGCTGCTTTTGGCCGCTGGCGCCGATCCGGCCACCCCCGATTCCGCCGGCCGCTTCCCCGCCGACGTCATCCTAgctcctccggcttcgccagATGCCCTTGGCGATCTCGAGGtgctcctcggccgccgccgagcactcGCCGTGGCGACCTCGGTGGCTTCAGGTTCGTCATCCCCTCCGCTCTCGTCCTCACCAGATGAGGGCAACAGGTCGCCCTCGTCGCGTTCGTCGTCGCTGTCTCCCATCACTGTGGATCGTGGGAAGAAGGAGTATCCGGTGGATCCAACTCTGCCGGACATCAAGAGCAGCGTGTATGCTTCGGATGAGTTCCGCATGTTTGCGTTCAAGGTCCGGCCCTGCTCCCGTGCCTACTCACACGACTGGACTGAGTGCCCGTTTGTGCACCCCGGCGAGAACGCCCGCCGCCGTGATCCCCGCAAGCACCCATACACTGCTGTGCCTTGCCCCAACTTTCGCCGGCCTGGTGGCTGCCCTAGCGGCGATAGCTGTGAGTTCTCGCATGGCGTGTTTGAGAGCTGGCTACACCCATCACAGTATCGCACAAGGCTCTGCAAGGAGGGAGCAGCTTGCGCCCGTCGCATTTGCTTCTTTGCCCATGATGAGGATGAGCTCCGCCATGTGCCTCACAACAGTGGTGCCGGCCTGCTGTCTCCCCGCGCTTCTTCATCCATTGATATGACTGCTGCAGCTGCGCTCGGGCTTCTTCCAGGTTCTCCTACCAGACACTTTGCACCGCCGCCTGTGTCACCATCTGCTGGGAGCAATGGAGGAGCTGCTGCTGCGCATTGGCTCCAAGGCAGTAGGCTGCGTTCTTCTTTCAATGCAAGGGATGCTGCTGTTGATGACCTTGGCATGCTCCTCGAATGGGAATCACAATACCTTGGGGCACTCTGCCTGCCACCCAGCAGCCGCCCCCAACCACGCCTTTCAGCTGGTCTGAGTATCAGGCCAACAATTGCTCCATCCAATCTTGAAGACATGTATGCTTCAGACATGGCAATGTCTCCGAGGTTCCCTAATGACCAAGGTCACTCAGTCTACTCACCAGCCCACAAATCAGCCCTCCTCAACAAGCTTCATCAACAGAAGGGCCTCTTATCACCTGTTAACACCAACAGAATGTACTCCCCAAGGGCTCTTGATCCGTCATCTTTGGCACATTCTCCATTTGGTGGCATGTCTCCCCGGTCCCCCCGTACCATGGAACCTACATCACCCCTAAGTGCTCGTGTAGGAGCCCCTGCCACACAGCGGCCTTCTGTTGGTTCACCACGGAATTCCAGTGCTTGGGGCACCGTGGGGTCCCCGATGGGTAAGGTTGACTGGGGTGTCGATAGCGAGGAGCTAGTCCGCTTGAGACGCCCTGCACAACCAGGGTTTGGAGAAGATGAGACAGATGTATCATGGGTGCAGTCACTGGTAAGCAATGCTGAGCTTAATGGCAAGAGGGGCGAAGTACAAGGCATGCCTGGTACTTCTGCATTGATGAACAGGCCTGACCTGAACAATCAGGGTGACTTGTTGGACCAGACGGTGATCGGTGCTTGGCTTGAGCAGATGCACCTGGATCAGAAGTGATTTCCAAGGGAAGCCATGAAGTCCCAAAGTGGATGAAGCCTTTATTTTGCCAAGGTTATTTACCAAAGAATAGTTGTTGGTCCtagtaaataataatttattctttttaatTCTTGAAATTTTTGGTGGGCAAAGTCAGAGATGGTGGTCAAGTTCAACAAAACATTTGGTCACAGATTGGTAGCTGAAATCAGTTCCAGAGATTGGTAAACAACCTCATTACTTGGGGTCCTAACTAGTATTCTTTTGATTAGCTCAGATGAGTCTTTATTTTAGTGGGTTAAAATTCATATGTTCCCCATGGTTATTATGTCCATGATCTCTTCCTAACAAAAGAGAGATTATAATTGTCCATTTTTCATTTATCAATGAATGATTTTGTTAAAACAATGTAAGTTACATTCTTAATTTTTTCTCTGTTCAATGGAATTACCTTCCTTGGTTAGTCCTCTATTGGATTGTGTTTTGATGCGCTTTCTGACTGTTCCTATCAATGTTTGAGACATGGGAATGGGCCACTGCCATAAAATTGTGTGCATAACCATAGTTGGAAATTTGACCTGGCTAGGCAAAGGCAGACACTAATGGACATAAAAAGCGATATAATAACTGCTCATGGTACTGTATCTAACTGCTCCCAAAAATATTCATTATGTGGAACAATGGAAGGTTCGTTCTCCATGATTGTTATCCATGAAAccagtattatatttatttatttactaaaaaaatgcccgtgcgttgcaatgggtgaggactattttaatcttattattgttgtatTATTTAGCTAAAGTGAAATTctgggaattcgcttggatatttttcttacaaaattataagatacaattaggagtccgatcatctcaTGTTAGCCCGCGAATTTGTTTAAAGAGATTTTTTTATGcaactccttttgtatttcaagtgtacgaacttaaaaaccgactcaaatacattCCAAAAGCGAATGACttaaaccgactcaaacacgatGACGCACCAAAGtactgtatttccaaaagcgaattGACTTaaaaaaccaactcaaacacgATGACGCACTAAAGTACGGGTAAAAAAcaacttcaatttttataatagtagatatttttataatagtagggATAGAGATTACTGCGTGTTCTGCAAATATGGTCGGCTGTTTTCTCTATGATCTACTCGGAGTAAGCCTGATGTGTGGTTAATGCCCTCGGATTATTCCTCAAATCAGATTTATTTTCTCCATTCATGCGACTTAAATTGTTCTCCACGAAACTCACGCTAAGGGCAATAGTTTGTGTTAAGAGACCTCAATTCATGTTTGAACTCTGTAATCTGAAGTTCTGTAAGTTTACAATCGACTGCAGTTTTTCCCTTTTTGGCCAAAATTGAATAGTAATGAACTGCGTTGATCGGTCTTGTGTGAAATGAGATGCATTCATTTTCGCATCAAACCAGGCAGACAGAAAAACATTTACAGAACCTCATTTGTACTAGGGGAACACATCCTTGCACACAAATTTCCCCTGTACACTCCGTGCAGATCAACTAGCAAGTATGTTTCCTTGTACTAGATGCAAAATCTGAAACGTTAAATTACCACATCTCATGCCAACAGAATAAGTGGTTTGATAGTGTCGATCTAGCTTAAGCGACACAGAACCTGTCATGCTCATATTCACATTCCACTAACAAGCTGGAAATCCCATGAAAAATACAAAGCTGGAAACCCCTAAATAAATAAGCTGGAAAGATAATCTAAATAAACATTACTGTAGCACATCGACACAAATGTATTTGCTGTGCCCTTGCCAAACACACTTAAGAAACTGATGAAGTCAAGCTCATGTTTCATTTCTGGGGGTGCCAGCCTCTTCCGTTGTGGTTGAATTTGGCCCTTCGATCGCTGCTCTGACCGCTTCTGATTGTTCAGGACCGTTTATTATATAATTTGCTGGTCCAAACATAAGTAGCACAGTTTAGTTTGCATTGAAGCTGAAGGTTTTAGTGCAAAATAAGATGCATATCATACTAATGTATATGGAGTGCTGACATAACACAGGACAAAAGCAAATAGGATGTTGCACGGGCTACTAAAGCTTGCAATATTAAGGTGATGAACTTAATGTCTATAGTTTAAAATGGTAAAGGACTGAGTGCAGATGATTGAGACCTTGAATGAGACAAACACAAGACATAAGAGATAAGCTATGAAATCGTGACGCTGATGACAAGTCCACAGAAATGCTCAAAACTAAGCTAAATAAATTGAGGTCCCAATTCATCTCGCTATTTTATCATCTGCTCCCAGTTGTTACCACAGTTCCTAGTTTTTTGTTGAAGCAGAGGTTTGTCAGTCTAGAGAATCGATTTCAAATTCTGTACCTGTTGAAGCACCCCTGGCGGCCATGTGCTCTATGAAATGGATCTCATCTTCATGGCTGCTCACGAACTTGTTCTGGTTTGATTAGTGGCAATATGATTTGCATCAGAAATACATTCACGAAAAAATGCCTAAAGAAATGCATACTAGAAGCAGATACTTACTAGTTCCTTCGATAGAATATTTAGGATTCTATCGATTTTTGCTTGATGTTTCAGGAAAAACGGCCGCATATACCTTCTATATACATGCTTTGCTCCCTAAGTAAACAATAACACCATTATCAGCATGTACAGAAAATCAAATTTTCTAGTTCACCATTCATCGATGCAGATGTATCAAGTGCCAAACATAGGTCACACCAGTCAACAACCTTACAACCATCCAGAGGAACAATAGAACAAATCTAGCCACAAACATAGAAATAATGTTTAGCTAGACCAAAAGAATAAAATGTTTCCTAAGCGATTGACAGAAGACAATGCCAATTGAACAATGATATCAAGAAACTATAATCACAGGTTTTCATCTAGATGATCACAGCAAGTGcttgaaatggaaaaaaaattgggcaAAGCGATGCACAgggaacatatgcaatgaacaTACTGATTGAGCTATCATATAGCCAAGACTCAAAATGCTCCGGGATGGATTGTCCTACCAGATATATGGAACTTGTCAATCACACGTGTCATGTCTAGATACCACTGACCAAATAACCATCTGACCTGACCCTGTTAGAGACTATATTCTCCCCTTGATTTTGCCATTTTGGGTTCATGTTCATATAAAACGTTTGTCATGTGGTTTTCAGATAATGAATACCATAATAATATTCTTCAGTTCAGGTCTTATTTCTTGATAGCAAGAACATAGTAATGCTTTCTCTTTGGTCAATTATGTAGAAATATGAAAATATGAGGAAACATTTTAAGATCAGAGAGAAAGGggaagggggggaggggggcttACACTGTTTGAAGGAAACTGGAGCCAGACAAGAATAGCAAACTTCACGTGATAATAGAAAGGAACACTGCAGAATATCACCAGAGTATAAATGTTCGAAAAGTTTACAAGGACATCAAACTTTACAAGATTAGAAACATCAAGTTAATAAAGGCAATGTAAATTTAAACCCATGCCCGGCGAAACTTTCAACCAAATATTCCTAGTAATGCAATTTCTTTCAGTTAATGCTACATTCCGCACATATACTGTCCCCATGCACTGTCAACTATTCGTAGGGTCCTCTTTCACACATCCTCTCCACTGGAATGTTTTGATTTATTCCATGGTTTATATAAACATAACCAGAAAGGCAGTTAGAAGCTGATCAATAAAGATCAGCAACTCGCCAGGTTATACAGGAAAATTCCCTGGTAGATTAAATGTTGTGTCTTAATGCACCATGTTCGCTTTTCTTAACTTGAACATGGACAAGCTGATTGACCACGACCACCAAGTAGTGAGAATGGTGATGAACAGCAAGGATTACTTCTTTGGTTTCGGAAGTACTCGGCATTGTCTTGGCCGATTTATATAGTTTTTGGTCAGAAAAAAGAAATGATCTACTAGAGTTCAATAGCTGTAGGCAGCAGTATATTGTGTGCTAGGAATAACATCTCCAGAATGCTACGAGTAGCACTAAATTCCCATACCTTGAAAGAATCTGATCAGCAAAGATTTCCGCAATGCTAAAAGATCCATATGCTGCAAAACATTTTGAACAAGAGCATCTAAAGGTCAAAGCAGTAAGTTTGATATACATCTGTATCTTTTCTATTTCTTAGAGATGTTCATTTAGATGAAAGCTGATTACACAAATAATTAACCAACTGCCTTTGTAACTATAAACCATAAGATCATACAGGTATGTCCTCCAAGGATGCAAGTGGCCAGCCGCTAACCCACAATATTAAATGGCCTTTTGGATGGGATAGTAGGCTggcccacttgcatccctaaaCTCCTCAGCAAAGTAACCATGTTAAGGTGATAGGACTAGTAAATGTGCAGAGTATTAGCTTTGACACTTCAAATAACTTTCTGAGCATGCAGACACCATATAAATAACTTTCGAAAAATGCAACAACCTCCGTCatcatttttcttttactttaGCAGTAATATTATAGCAATTGGTCACATAGAGTACCTATCAATATACTGAAAAGGTGCTTCAAAGTTAATAGTgaaaatttcataggattttgtTTTATTACAGACCTGCCCAATACAAGAGCCACcgctctttttctttttgatccTTCTTTTCAATAGCTCTGAAAGTGGAGTACACAGGCAGACCAACCCCAATTGCACAACTGCAAAAGCATGAAGTGAGCATAATAAATTATGGACGAATTTCTTTTCCACAACAGTAATAGTAGTTCATTATTTTGAGGAAAGTATTGACAGACAAAAAATATAGTTTTTAGGTTTATTGCAGTTGCAGCCATTATACGGATAGGTGACTCTAAATCACCACTGTGTCGCCTAATAGCCAATATGAATATTGCAGTTTAGATTCTGCTTATCTCACATCAATGATGTTTATAGATGTGAGCATAAACTTGCGGTAACGCTTTCCCCATAGGTAAAAATCTACGTCATTGCAATGTGCTAATAGCCTAATATACGTAACCGTTGACAACACAACAATGACAGAAGTGAATAGCTATACAATGAACTAATTGACATACTCTTATGATGGTCCTAAAGAGAATAAACTTTCGATgtattattagaaaaaaaatcaatcaacaTAATGGACAAGCAACGCAGATAAGAGTAAAAATGCAATGAATACCTGGCTGTACGGATGACAACAGTAGAGCTTAGTGGTGCCAGTAAGAGCCGTAAACCCACCTGTCATAACAAATGCAATTTCAATACAAAGTTTCAATAAATCTCTGTAAGACAAGTATGGGGGTCATGGAACTTCCAGGAATCCATCAGAAAACACATTATGAGATAATATGCGTAATATAAATGTAATCTCTACCTCATACAAACAGATTGATTAGCCGAACTGCcccaaataaaaaagaaagaaatttgaAGTGCCATATTTAGAGGCGTTGCAAAGtgcaaaaaattacaaaaggCCATAAAAAATGGGCTATCAGGAAAACGTTAATGTACTGATAAAAAGGGTATCTATCTGTTTCTGTTGGCAGACTGGATATATAGATTTGATCAAGAGTGATGCTCATTGCAAAACGAAAATAAGTTAACTCAAAGTTAATTTTTCCCTAAAAGCAAGCCCAAATAAATTTGAACGCGCTGAAAAACGATAAGGTTGAGTCGTGTCTGCCAAATTCCCGTGAGATG
The window above is part of the Oryza sativa Japonica Group chromosome 7, ASM3414082v1 genome. Proteins encoded here:
- the LOC4343642 gene encoding HVA22-like protein k, whose product is MALLAPAISGEVGLRLLLAPLSSTVVIRTASCAIGVGLPVYSTFRAIEKKDQKEKERWLLYWAAYGSFSIAEIFADQILSSVPFYYHVKFAILVWLQFPSNSGAKHVYRRYMRPFFLKHQAKIDRILNILSKELNKFVSSHEDEIHFIEHMAARGASTANYIINGPEQSEAVRAAIEGPNSTTTEEAGTPRNET
- the LOC4343641 gene encoding zinc finger CCCH domain-containing protein 50, encoding MGELADLVVVPSQPPLAGGRRDRLAALLELAAADDVDGLRGALAEGGEEAAELADGVGLWYGRSKAYEARTPLMVAATYGSAGVVSLLVGLGGCVDVNRRPGADGATALHCAASGGSRNAVAVVKLLLAAGADPATPDSAGRFPADVILAPPASPDALGDLEVLLGRRRALAVATSVASGSSSPPLSSSPDEGNRSPSSRSSSLSPITVDRGKKEYPVDPTLPDIKSSVYASDEFRMFAFKVRPCSRAYSHDWTECPFVHPGENARRRDPRKHPYTAVPCPNFRRPGGCPSGDSCEFSHGVFESWLHPSQYRTRLCKEGAACARRICFFAHDEDELRHVPHNSGAGLLSPRASSSIDMTAAAALGLLPGSPTRHFAPPPVSPSAGSNGGAAAAHWLQGSRLRSSFNARDAAVDDLGMLLEWESQYLGALCLPPSSRPQPRLSAGLSIRPTIAPSNLEDMYASDMAMSPRFPNDQGHSVYSPAHKSALLNKLHQQKGLLSPVNTNRMYSPRALDPSSLAHSPFGGMSPRSPRTMEPTSPLSARVGAPATQRPSVGSPRNSSAWGTVGSPMGKVDWGVDSEELVRLRRPAQPGFGEDETDVSWVQSLVSNAELNGKRGEVQGMPGTSALMNRPDLNNQGDLLDQTVIGAWLEQMHLDQK